DNA sequence from the Salvia splendens isolate huo1 chromosome 19, SspV2, whole genome shotgun sequence genome:
ACCTTAATTGTTATATTAAGCCTAGCCCGTCTTGTGTGtctatttatatagaagtaggACACCTACTCTATAATATGTAACCACTATCATAATACAATTCATTCTCCGTTTCTTGCCAATGGACGTAGCCAGCATAACGTTGGTGAACCACATAAATCTGTGTCTCTTTACATTTCTGTTTGTTTCGATTACTCAGTTGCTCAACGCTACTTGTaagaaaagcaaaaaaaagCAAGTACATGTACATGTATATACGGAAAAGCAAGAAAATGCCAAGGCTAAAACACACTTGTAAAATTTTACTCTACCACCAGATTTTTAGTATACCAAATTATTGTGTTTAATTGGCCAATGCTTAGAGTTGCCATCTTCACCAAGTTTTTCTTGTTTTGGATCACCTGACAATGAAGAGCATATTATAAGTTTaacaaatagaaaaataaattcatgaAAAGGAATGTCCAATGTTTCATGATGATTTACTAGGAATGAACATTGAAAGTTGTCCAAACCAATACAAAGGAACCAAGTTATCATGTACTCCCCCTGTCCACTGTAACTGAGTCATTTTCCTGTTTTTGGGCATCCCGAGATAAGGGAGTCATTCATCTAAGTCATCTTTCGGCAAAATTCAACACTTTCAATCTCTTACATATTATTCTGTCCCCTGGtttattatctcttcacttATCTACTTCATTCACTCCCCACTTACTAAATACAATTCCCTAAATCCTGTGCTGAAACGAATCGCCTCACCAGATTTCAAACAACTGGTCCTAGATCAGCTAATCAAAGATGACATCTAACAATTCTTAGGTTATCAAATAGCCAGTGAAGTAACATATTTTACAGAAAATTGGATACCTCAATGCAGCAAAAATGGGGAGAACCCTTTCAAATATTTCATCTTCTGTTCCCGTACCATCAATCTGCAAGTCGTTAaaactttttaaatttgataGATTCTAGCGGGTTATCGAATGGAACGTTTTTTCCCAACGACAGAAATTACAGTAATTAGCTGTGACCGGTATAGCAAGCAATACCTTGTGAAGTTTCCCTTTCTTGGAGTAATGCTTGATCACGGGAAGGTTGAGTTCTGAAAACATGGTTAACCTTTCCTTGACTGTATCAATATTATCATCAATTCGCCCCTGCACGTTAAATTTCATTTGTTGACAGTTTGGGAAAGAAGAGGATAAGTAAATGACAGGAGAAAGTAGATACGTGGAAAGCACCTCGTTGCGATTTAGTACGCGTTTCACCATTTCTTCTTTAGGACAATCGAAGAAAAGCACAATGTCCGGTTCAACCCCAACCTACAAATACAGCAATCACATGGATGCAGAGTATGAAAGGAGATAGCACAAATCgctgaaaagaaaaacaaagttcAAGACTGACTACTTACAACTCGCTCATAAGCTATTCGATTCTCTTCACTTCTTGGAAAGCCATCAACAAGAATTCTACTGTTTTCATTTGCTTCGATGGAATTTTTTATCAGTTTAACGGTCACTTCTGAGGAAACAATTTTACCTTCCTTGATTGTATCAAGAATCATGGAACTGCAAATGTAGCATAAAAGTTGCATCGAGTAAGATACCCATGTTAGAAAAGATGCATATTAAGGTTCTTACCCATTTTCACTATCAGAATAGATTTCTTTCCTCAACAGGTCCCCAACGTTCAAGTGGGTAAACCCGAAGGTATTAACAATCCTTGTACATTGGGTGCCTTTCCCACTCCCTGGGCCGCctgtaaatataaatataatttcagaATCATCCCTTCTGGGTGTTGAAGTGGATTATGAACAGCCAATACCATGCTATTTATTGAAGTTTCGTAGTATAATATTGGCAATTGGATTTCAAAAAAtgagaaagagaagaaaataactGGTAGAGAGAAGCTCAATTTCTGAAATTTAAGCATTACAACGACTAGAAACAACCATGGTCCATGATCATTGAAATTTGAAACACTTAGGCTCTTTTTAGTATAATGGAATGAATGTAATGGAAATACAGATAAGCAGCTTATTATATTGTTTATTACCCAAGACAAATGTTACAAATGGTTTCCTTCTTGCACCAGAGACTCCTTCTTCTGCCTATGCCAGTTAAAGAAAGGCTCAACAAATAAATCATCAAAAGATCTTACTACATGACTCATGAATTACTAAACGACCTTTTGTTTGGGAACATAAAGTAAACAGTTATAATAATTTGGTAATGAACATCAAAAGCTTGTAAGATCAAGACAAACGAAAGAAAATTTGAAACGCTAAGCTTAGATAAAAGACCATCGAGCTGCAACTACTCTGCTAAGTGCTAACACAATCTGCCTCACAAGATGTTGTGCAGTAAACAATACTAAACAAGTCAAAACAAGTGAAAGTTAATGAGGTACATAATGCTCAAGCCAAATAGATGGTGAGCTAGCATTACGGAAGCAAAAAAGAATACAAACAGCTACAAAAATGTAGCAAAATCAACATATCAACGAAGCAATCATTCCATCTAAAACTAGTACagaaacaagaaaacaaaaaacagaGGAGCAGCACAACACACTTGAGGTCGTTAACCTTCAATCCTTATCTCTAAACGTAAATTATAGCTAAGGCACCCTAAATAAAGAGAATATagacaaaaaaaacataatgaAATGCCTGCTGATAATCAGGGGAAGGACCAAAATAAAGATGAAATCAACCTAAGCTAAGAAAATTGAATACAGAGAAACTAATGGTGTTCATGAATTAAGCTCATCACATAACTAAATGTTCGAGAAAATTAACGAAAATGAGGAAATTAAAATCCTACCGAATTTCAATCCTAGTTAAATGAAGACATTGTCTATCAAAGTATTCGCATTAACATAATGAAGGAGAGAGCTCAAATTTCAAGATTCGATTTTTTTCACAAAAACttaaaatggaagaaaatgaagCAAATCAACGCAGTACCGGATTCAGAACCTGAGTAGAAAAAACTTGGGAAGCATTGAATCCATAGGCCACCTGCACCTGAGGATTGAAGAGCGTTACTGAATCGCGCCAAAATTTCACAGACAAGAATCGAAGTAGAACAAATTGAGAATGCTGTATTACCTGATTTAGGCGGCGCGAGTTAGACGAAGAAAGCAGCGGCGGCAGAGACACGACGCGCCTCCACATTTGTGATTCTTTGCGACgaccagagagagagagagaggttatTCGAGTGCAGGTTCAGTTTGGAGTTTTACAAAAAGGTGGTGTTTTTATAGGAGACACTTTCGTCGAACAGGTCGTGGgccatgtgtaagctgtttgcAGCGAGCGTTTGTGCACCGCTTGCCTTCAATTATTATTTGTCTGAAATCTTGCGCATCAACCAACCGACCATTTTTCATGAACCCATAGCTGAACCAGTTATCGAAACAGATTCGATATTACTTTGTCACTATGATTTAGTACTTGTACTATAAATCATActactaataaattaaattatgcataTCCAACTTTTATTCAAAAGCCACTACAACTCATTATCTAATATACATAATTCATATCATTAACGAAGTTTAAGCTATTATTAATCTACCATTGGGGCCTTTACTCAAACACATTTGTGAGCGTGTTCTAATTGCTCTATTTTCAGCTCTCTGTGGAGCTTTTTATCAAACAGTTTGCCTGCGTATTTTTGCTGCTCTGTTCTCTTCACAGTTCAGATTGCTTGGCAGTTGGCACCCATCATcaccttttctttctttctttctttctccttcCATTGCTATGATTTTCTGAAGAGATTGGCTGGACTTTAATTagattttgattaatttaatatttaacatttttaattactactaatatttacaGTAATAGTATAATTATACCACAACTAAATAAAAATCGAAATTCTATAATTTAGAATGTAAATTGGTGTGTTTCCTCAATTGTACACTCCCTTCAGCTGAGCGATCAGTCCCTCTCCCGTTCCCCGCTATGCTGCGCCTCCTAAGCTGCAAGCCTGCGGCGTATTTTAGCCTCGGCCGCCGCTTCCAACATTCAGCTACCGCCCCGCTACTGAAGGAAACCGGCCTCTATGGATTCGACCACTTGAAAACCGCCAAAGGCTTCCAACGCATGGTCGACGACGCCGTTGAGCGGTGACTACACAAACTCTGATATCCTCCTTCCTCATTCCTTCAAAACTCTGAAAAATTACATCATGTTGCTCATCGTTGATTGATAGGTCTAATGAACTTGTTAATTATATCGCTGGAATGCCTCCAGCTCCTGAAATCATCAAAGCAATGGATGAAATATCTGATGCGGTATGTTTGATTTTGATCTCGGATCAGCTGATTAGTATTGGCTTCATAATGTAGGTGAATTGCTAACATTGATTTgagtgtttgtttgtttgtttgtttctgAAGGTTTGCACAGTGATAGACTCTGCAGAATTGTGTAGGCATACTCATCCAGATAGGTGAGCTCTATTTATATGACTGTGTGTTGTGTGTTGTTTTACTGAAGTGGTCTAAAATGTAAGTTTGATGCTTGTTGTAGGGAATTTGTTCGGGAGGCAAACGAGGCATCTCTGCGTTTAAATGAATATCTACATGTGAGGTGACTACACCCAGTGGTTTGTTCTCATAATCGAATAACTGGTAGTTTTACAACGTGAATGAGAATCTCTGCAAAACCATAgcttggaaataaaataatgcgaTTTTCTAATTTTTCATCCATCAGCGAAGATTCTTTCAAATGTCTGAAAAAAGTACTCCTAAGTGCTAACAGTATCATTTGGTAGGTTTGTGTCCTGTCATACGCGGTTCTATACCTGAATTGCTAATACATGTTACGTTCAAACACCTAATGAGCACCAATGTTTGTAAATACGAGAATGTAAATATTAGAGTGAACTACTCGTGAAGATTGTGtatatcataattttttatgaaaGAACAGTGGTATTCACATTTTTCTGTAGTTAAGATTTTGTTACAATATGTTTATGTTTGATGTGCCAAACGCCAATGGCTAGATAAAAATTTAACCTTGTCAGTGTCtgaagaaaaaatatttcaGTAGTATTAAATATTAATCCTGATATAAAACATATTGTATGCATTTTCATTAGATTTTGTAATGGGGTGTTTTTGAATATCAAATATTGTTTTATGAATACTATGATCTGTTAGCATTTATGTGAATATAGTAACATTAAGCTATTGTTTGCAGTATCTTAACTCGAATCCTAGTTTATACAATGCAATTGTAAGAGCTGAACAAAATCATCACTTGCTTACTGAAGAGGCTCTAAGGGCTGCCCGTCATCTACGCACTGACTTAGAGAAGGGTGGAATTCACCTCTGCCCTGGTACATAGCCCTTGCAAGAAGCTGGCTAATCATTCCATCTTGTCCATTTCTTTTACATATTACAATATATTCTGATTTGCTTGCAGAAAAATTGGATCGAGTTAATCAGCTTAATATCGACATACTCCAACTTTGCAGAGAGTAAGTGCATAATTCTCCTTAAAAAAGAACATTATGGTTTTTTATTTCTTACagtgttatcaaatagcggatatggcggcgccatggcgctatggcatggcgtttGGTGGCGGAAACGGCATAGCACCATggcgctgccatagcaccgccatttccaccatttgataacattgcgtgtgtactgcatttaggaatgaGGCATTATGCTAAAAACATGGAGGTTAGAGttgtattttatgctttattaattgttttaggaGTTTTAGAtgctatatttttattattttctaatttttgaattatatataaatatataagtattattttatttatttaattattgaccgccatatctgccatactaatacgccatatctctgtggcggtttttaggcaagccgccatacgagattgataacattgatTTCTTATTATTTCTGCCAAACTTCCATGGTCATTCTCTGCCTTTTTACtaattattatttgaatttgtttagacCCTGAAAGCTCCAGTCTTGCATTGAGTAATGACATGGTATTCCCAGAAATATTAATCATAACTATTTGGTTCTTTATATTCTTAGAAACTATGGTTAATGGTCCTCTGCTTTTGAACAAGGGTCTATTTGCTGGATGGAATGCATAGTCATGTGCTCCAATGTAAATGACTTATTGTATTGGTGAACTAGTATATTGACTGGGTAAAAAACCTTGTGCAGGTCGAATGCCCATAATActgaattttgttttttattgaaAGTACTAATCTGGGCATACAACAACTGACATCAAGTCTATTATACATTGGAGcttttgtatttttgttttaatgttaGTAGCCACATAAACAGTTATGACCACAATTTGATTCAGTGAATATGAGTGGTTCTCTTCTGGAAGCACTTCGATGGTTTAACAATTGCATTCTAGCCTAAGACATTTATTTTCCCCATCATGCCACACTCCATGCATGTTTTTAGCCTCGTGTCTTCCCTTCATATCAGCTATAGTGATCTCTATGATTATCCTCTGATTTGTTATACATTGTCGTTTTATAAGGTTCAATGAAAATATCATCACTGACCCAGGTCATGTTGATATATTTCCTGCTTCACGTATCCCAAAGCAGTTACACCATCTTACTAAGGCCGTATATCGCCCTTCTTCGTTTTCACCAACGACAATAGTAGGAACAGGCTCTAATATTAAAGAGAAAGGACTGCGTCTGACGACAGAACCTAACCGTCTGTGTTCGATTTTGCAGCTGGTATCTGACAATGAGGTACCTTACCTTCTACTTGGGTTTTACTCATTTTTAGCTAAATATATATAGTCCCCTtgctcctggacctgttaatgAAGTTTTCTATGCCAAAGAAGAGGTTATTTGTATTACCATTCAATGTATCTAATATCTCCAatgtgtaaaatttgtaggtAATATAATACATAAAGTCAGGCGGTTACAGTTATTTTTGTAATAATACATAAACAGTTATTCCTTGTTTTTGGCAACTTGAACTCTTTCTTGTTGTTGATTCATCTAGGTTGAGTTGATAGAAAGCACCTAAACTGTTGCTTCTTTTGAGTTTTGCCACACTTCATCTTTCTAGACTTAATAAATCATGCCAATCTTTTTCTTAATCTTATCCAGGTTAGGAAACTCGCATACATTGCTGGAAATTCTGCACCACGTGCAAACCTTGTGGTTCTCGATAAGCTTCTTTCAGCACGTCATGAGCTTTCTGAGGTCAGCATGAAATGATGGTCTTCAATGAAGATATAAACTAATTTTTAAAGTTTGAAATTGTGATGATATCAGGAGAAAAAAATGGTCAACAGAATATGTCATTCCTAGGTCCTTTTCCCTTGAAGAACAAAGAGTTCTTTAAAAAATTTGGATTGCAAGAAAATAGAAATAGCTTGATGGATGCATGAATCTTCTATTCTTCTCGAGTGACTGGTGCACTTAATGTTTTTGGATGGAGACAGGATGATTtcaaacaataaatttaatatcataTGATGCTATTTTCTacaattacttaaaaaaatctGGATTTCTTTTTCTACCTCCATCATTCTTTAGTGTATGTTGTTctcttgctttggtattttaaCATTTATCCTTCTAGCAGAAAACCAGAGATTAATACCattttttattatcattttgCATGGTATTATACACAGGTCTTGGGTTATAAAACTTATTCTGAATTTGCTCTGAAAGGGAATATGGCTTCATCACCTGAAGTTGTTGTATCTTTTCTGCATGACTTGAGTAAAATGGTCAGGCCCAAGGCTGAGGAGGTATGTGACTATAGCTTATGCAATCTGGTACCTTCACTTTCCCCTCTTCCATTACCATTAGTAGGTTTGTCATTGCAGGAGTTTAAGAAGATTTTGGATTTTAAGAGGGGAAGAATAGGACAATCTGTTGAAGACTTGGAGCCATGGGATGAGGCATATTTCACAAGAATGATGAAGTCCAATGCTCACGATCTGGATTACTCAGTTAATTTGCACCTTAATTACCTTATAATTCTTACTCAGCCGCAAATTCTGCATATATTCCAGCTTGCATCTGCTAGAATGTTTGCCTGAATTTATAAAACGCTTTAAACActtataagaaaaagaaaataagatttTCTCTGGTAGTTATATAATCGATTTTGATGAGGTGATCCGTATGTTTACATTATTCGATCAGTTGATTAAAGACTTCAGATCTGGTTAACATATCTTGCATCCAGTTTAAATGCAACAATTTGTGGATGAATTGTGTAATAAATTTAGATATTCACAATATGAAAGTGGATCATGTTTTTGAAACCTGGCTGGCATTTTTCAGGATGATGAGAAACTTACTCAAACTCATTCTTCATGGAATAACAAAAGATAGTAAAATAGGGAGAATCTTTCATAATAAAGTAGTCTATTATTTGACTCCTTACCTTAGGTATTAGTATAAAATATTATCTGACTCATTTTGATTAAAATTTTGTTGTTTCATTTTCAGACTGTTgcatcttttttttctttgccACAATGTATTGAGGGGTTAAAATTTCTGTCTGAGTCACTATTTGGTTTGAAATTCCGCGAGATTCCTCTTTGCCCTGGTGAATCATGGCATCCAGATGTTCTGAAACTATCTATACATCATCCTGATGAGGTGAATAAGTGGATCTATACTTTAAGTGATGTATTTATAGTCAGAACATAACATAATTCAATTCtttataatttgattaatattcTTTGTTGCAGGGGGACTTAGGGTGTTTGTACCTTGATTTGAAATCACGAAAGGGAAAGCATCCTATTTGTGCACATTTTGCTATCAAAGGGGGTCGAAAAATCTCTGATACAGACTACCAGATACCGGTACTTATCCTACTTGTTTGATGATTTTCTTCAAGATTTGTGATACAATTGCGATTTGAAATGCATTACAGCACTGAACTCTGCATGTAAATTGTAATACTTTATACAAGTTCCTCCTATGCCATTTGAACTGATGGAATTCACGTTCAACTAGTTATTTTTAATTAGAATTCTTACCATCATTTCAGCCCTTTCCTGTGCGTGATACTTAACTATTATTATATCCTTCCACATAACCCCTCAGATTTACGACATTTCAAGTGCAATATATATTTGCAATTGTTGTGTGGTAGTCATATATGCTGGTTGGTTGTTGGAAACAGTTGTATATCTCTATCAGTGAGTTTCTTATATCATAGAACTATTGCAGGTAGTAGCCCTAGTTTGCAATTTCTCGGGCTCTAATTTCCAGTCAGTGAGGCTTCACCATTCTGATGTAGAAACTCTATTTCATGAGTTTGGACATGCGCTTCACTCGTTGCTTTCAAGAACGGTAAGTTGGGTAGAATTATATGGCATCATCCAGGTTGGAATGATCATAATCTCTCAAGGTGGTTTTTCTCCCAGGATTACCAACATTTTTCAGGGACCAGGGTGGCGCTTGATTTTGCTGAAACGCCTTCAAATATCCTCGAGTGAGTAGATTTTTAGCTATTTCTAGACGATTTAATCCCTAAATAATAAGCATAAAACTTTGGATTTTTGTCTAGTTTTTCTCTACTAAGCATCACATTATGTTCATAGATGGAGCGAGTAAAGATTAAGATACCTTGTCTGTGATCTTCTAGGTTGATTTACTTTTACATATATGCAATATGGTGCTCAAATGGATGGTAAAGTTGCACTTGCTATTCATTACTGTGTGAGATATCTATAAAATCTTACTTATCCGAACGATACTACTCTTATATTCATTAGTCATTTTCATGCAAGAGTGTTGAAGGAGTATGTCCTGTTTTGAGCTCTATTAATCTTCCTTCAATCTTCTTGGGCGATTACAGGTACTATGCATGGGACTATCGGTTCTTGAGGACATTTTCCAAGCATTATTCAACCGGTGATCCAATACCAGAAAACATGGTAAAATCACTACTCGGAGCTAAAAATATGTTTGCTGCGACCGAGCTGCAACGCCAGGTTGGTAGTCCCATGGCTAGATAATCGACTAGGGATTGCACATGATAGCTTGTTAAGATGAACTTTTGACATTTTATTCGTCTTTTCAAGGTCTTCTATGCATTGGTTGATCAAGAACTTCATACTCAGCTGCCATCCTCACCTAAAGACTCAATATCTGTAGTAGCTGATTTAAAAAGAGAGCATATGAGTTGGGGGTATGTGGAAGGGACATGTTGGCATACCCGATTCAGTCATCTTGTTAGCTATGGTGCAGGTATGTCACTGTTGTTTTCTTACATCGGACATACCAGTAAATATCCATGAGTTATATAAACTGAAAAATAAGAATGGGGCATGATAATCAAACGAAATGACTTTTGGCCATCATATTTATACATGGGATAAAGCCAATTAAATAATAGAGTCTTGATCAAATTCTGGTCAATTCTAGTACTCCCaccgttccctcatagttgagtcatttccatatatagtaacttttttctctcttactttactctctcttactttattcaccttttactttattctctctactgttttctccttcttacttttttaatctatttatttaacacactcaacattcatttcttaaactccgtgccgaaaagttttgcaTCAACTAtgatgaaacggagggagtataaggtttgtaattgaaatattaaatcacaaagTTTCAACTTTTTGCAATTGTCCTAACTTTGTGCAAACGACGTCTTTTGGGGATGCTTAGAacaatttcattaaaataagtatttagtcttctattttctttttgtctattattattattataatgaaaCAACCTTGTTTTGTACATGAATTAGACAATTGCGAAAATTAATATTTCGTTTTCAAACCTTACGTGACCGACCAGAATTTCACCAAACTTTgtgatttaaatgactattatAGTATTGTCTTTTTTACACATTTATGAAGTTTTTCCTTGTTATTGCACCAGGCTACTACAGCTACTTGTTTGCGAAATGCTTCGCTGCCACCATCTGGCAAAAAGTATTACACGAAGACCCGCTGTCGCCAGATGCAGGGTCTGCCCTTCGTTTTAAATTATTGCAGCATGGTGGAGCAAAAGACCCGGCCATCATATTGAACGATCTTGTTGGAGAGAGTAGTGCGATAAGGAATCAGAATGGAGGACTCATCCCGGACATTACTAGCCTGGCTGAGGAGCTCACACTATTCAACTAGAGCTTGCTTTCCTCGCAAAACGAGACCAAAGTAAATTAGGGGCCAATTTTGGAGGGAGGCAAACAATTTTGAGGCATGCAAACAATTTTGAGgcatgcttctctcttatccttcATCTTTCTTCTGTTTAAATTATTAATCTGTTTTGTCTCTCGAAATTTATGCATAAGTTCAATTCTATGcatataattaaatgttttttagTGGTAGGAATTTAATTGAAtgggagtattaaatatttgTTGTGATCATGGTCTAATAATGTTGAGCAATGGTTACCagtctatatatatagggatatgAGATCAGTTTGGAAATTTTATTTCTAGTATGAAATGTAATAAGATGCTTCTTCATATATATGGTAAAACAACATTGGCAGTGAAGATGCTAAATTTGATACAGATAGCCTTGATCCTTTTAAGCAAAAACGGCACCAAACATGCGAAATTTAATACAAATAT
Encoded proteins:
- the LOC121779653 gene encoding UMP-CMP kinase-like isoform X2, which produces MWRRVVSLPPLLSSSNSRRLNQVQVAYGFNASQVFSTQAEEGVSGARRKPFVTFVLGGPGSGKGTQCTRIVNTFGFTHLNVGDLLRKEIYSDSENGSMILDTIKEGKIVSSEVTVKLIKNSIEANENSRILVDGFPRSEENRIAYERVVGVEPDIVLFFDCPKEEMVKRVLNRNEGRIDDNIDTVKERLTMFSELNLPVIKHYSKKGKLHKIDGTGTEDEIFERVLPIFAALR
- the LOC121779652 gene encoding mitochondrial intermediate peptidase, mitochondrial-like — protein: MLRLLSCKPAAYFSLGRRFQHSATAPLLKETGLYGFDHLKTAKGFQRMVDDAVERSNELVNYIAGMPPAPEIIKAMDEISDAVCTVIDSAELCRHTHPDREFVREANEASLRLNEYLHYLNSNPSLYNAIVRAEQNHHLLTEEALRAARHLRTDLEKGGIHLCPEKLDRVNQLNIDILQLCREFNENIITDPGHVDIFPASRIPKQLHHLTKAVYRPSSFSPTTIVGTGSNIKEKGLRLTTEPNRLCSILQLVSDNEVRKLAYIAGNSAPRANLVVLDKLLSARHELSEVLGYKTYSEFALKGNMASSPEVVVSFLHDLSKMVRPKAEEEFKKILDFKRGRIGQSVEDLEPWDEAYFTRMMKSNAHDLDYSTVASFFSLPQCIEGLKFLSESLFGLKFREIPLCPGESWHPDVLKLSIHHPDEGDLGCLYLDLKSRKGKHPICAHFAIKGGRKISDTDYQIPVVALVCNFSGSNFQSVRLHHSDVETLFHEFGHALHSLLSRTDYQHFSGTRVALDFAETPSNILEYYAWDYRFLRTFSKHYSTGDPIPENMVKSLLGAKNMFAATELQRQVFYALVDQELHTQLPSSPKDSISVVADLKREHMSWGYVEGTCWHTRFSHLVSYGAGYYSYLFAKCFAATIWQKVLHEDPLSPDAGSALRFKLLQHGGAKDPAIILNDLVGESSAIRNQNGGLIPDITSLAEELTLFN
- the LOC121779653 gene encoding UMP-CMP kinase-like isoform X1, coding for MWRRVVSLPPLLSSSNSRRLNQVQVAYGFNASQVFSTQVLNPAEEGVSGARRKPFVTFVLGGPGSGKGTQCTRIVNTFGFTHLNVGDLLRKEIYSDSENGSMILDTIKEGKIVSSEVTVKLIKNSIEANENSRILVDGFPRSEENRIAYERVVGVEPDIVLFFDCPKEEMVKRVLNRNEGRIDDNIDTVKERLTMFSELNLPVIKHYSKKGKLHKIDGTGTEDEIFERVLPIFAALR